In Natronococcus occultus SP4, the following proteins share a genomic window:
- a CDS encoding NAD(P)/FAD-dependent oxidoreductase, protein MTQTPRVAVAGGGLAGLVAARHLAGAGLDVTLFERAENVGGRVWTHERKGFRFDRGFQVLFPSYPAVRAELDLDALDLRRFAPGACIARPGSRSTLSDPIREPKALPATLASREVSTGDKLRVARLAAELARRDPEAIFETAGSDTTIEEYLRERGFSDRFIGNFVAPFYGGICLDRSLSTSSRVFEYTFRTLLTSRVAVPATGMAAIPAQLAQEARVAGASIELGTEVTDVSSEGTNGESATVTTADGEDAADAVVVATDPLAASELTGVESIPTDARSCVTQYYELPGGTDLETGKRLLLNATKDGPNHVVPHSAVAPEYAPDGAELLSATYLGEREESDDELAAITRETLEAWYPERRFDALEPRRTDRIEFAQFAQPPGIYERLPDPRDPDGPVYLAGDYTRWSSIQAAIRSGRTAARAVLEDVA, encoded by the coding sequence ATGACCCAGACGCCGCGAGTCGCCGTCGCCGGCGGCGGACTCGCCGGACTCGTCGCCGCCCGACATCTCGCCGGGGCGGGGCTAGACGTAACGTTGTTCGAACGAGCCGAGAACGTCGGCGGCCGGGTGTGGACCCACGAGCGGAAGGGGTTCCGGTTCGATCGCGGATTCCAGGTTCTCTTCCCGTCCTACCCCGCCGTCCGAGCGGAACTGGACCTCGACGCCCTCGACCTGCGTCGGTTCGCTCCCGGCGCCTGTATCGCTAGACCGGGGAGCCGATCGACGCTCTCGGATCCGATCCGGGAGCCGAAGGCGCTGCCCGCGACCCTCGCCAGCCGGGAGGTCTCGACGGGTGACAAGCTTCGAGTCGCTCGCCTCGCCGCCGAACTCGCACGGCGGGATCCGGAGGCGATCTTCGAGACCGCCGGTTCGGACACGACGATCGAGGAGTATCTCCGCGAACGAGGGTTCTCGGATCGGTTCATCGGGAACTTCGTCGCACCCTTTTACGGCGGGATCTGTCTCGATCGGTCGCTGTCGACCTCGAGTCGGGTCTTCGAGTACACGTTCCGGACCCTGTTGACGAGCCGCGTGGCCGTGCCCGCAACCGGGATGGCCGCGATCCCCGCCCAGCTCGCCCAGGAGGCGCGGGTCGCCGGCGCCAGCATCGAGCTCGGGACCGAAGTGACCGACGTCTCGAGCGAGGGGACGAACGGCGAGTCGGCGACGGTGACCACCGCGGACGGCGAGGACGCCGCCGACGCGGTCGTCGTCGCGACCGACCCGCTCGCGGCCAGTGAGCTAACGGGCGTCGAATCGATCCCGACCGACGCGCGCTCCTGTGTCACTCAGTACTACGAGCTGCCCGGTGGAACCGACCTCGAGACCGGAAAGCGGCTTCTGTTGAACGCGACCAAGGACGGACCCAACCACGTCGTCCCCCACAGCGCGGTCGCCCCGGAGTACGCGCCCGACGGCGCGGAACTGCTCAGCGCGACGTACCTGGGCGAGCGCGAGGAGAGCGACGACGAGCTCGCGGCGATCACCCGCGAGACCCTCGAGGCGTGGTACCCCGAGCGACGGTTCGACGCGCTCGAGCCCCGCCGCACGGATCGAATCGAGTTCGCTCAGTTCGCCCAGCCACCCGGAATCTACGAGCGACTGCCCGATCCGCGGGATCCCGACGGTCCCGTCTACCTGGCGGGCGACTACACCCGCTGGTCGTCGATCCAGGCTGCGATACGAAGTGGCCGAACGGCTGCACGGGCCGTCCTCGAGGACGTCGCCTAG